One window of the Alphaproteobacteria bacterium genome contains the following:
- the araD gene encoding L-arabinonate dehydratase, which yields MTQSRISPDQLRSRRWLDGETMRAFSHRGRLRQLGFSPDDFDGKPVIGIVNTWSDLNTCHGHFPERAEQIKRGVLQAGGFPVEMPAITLGEILMKPTTMLYRNLLAMECEELIRSYPVDGVVLMGGCDKTTPALIMGAVSAGLPLIYMPAGTMLRGFWNGETLGSGTDHWKYYAEYRAGNVDASVVDEVLAGASRSSGTCMTMGTAATMMSLTEALGLTLPGASSIPAPDSNHGVMAAASGRRIVEMVWEDLRPENILTAASFDNAITVDMAIGGSTNAIIHLVAMAGRAHIDIPLSRFDEISKRTPWLANIRPSGEFLMEDFYYAGGLHALMRELGDLLDGSAATVSGRPLGESYKDAPLHNDDVIRRRDNALSADGGTVVLSGSLAPDGAVIKQSAADPSLLKHTGPAVVFADRADLDARIDDPDLPVTADSVLVLQNAGPVGAPGMPEWGQLPIPKKLLEAGVRDMVRISDARMSGTSYGTCVLHVAPEAHVGGPLALVHDGDMITLDVEGRKIDLDVDPEELARRRADWTPRKKIPERGYVSMYAEHVTQANRGCDFDFLHAGEMIPEPEIF from the coding sequence ATGACACAGTCCAGAATATCCCCCGACCAACTCCGCAGCCGTCGCTGGCTCGACGGGGAGACCATGCGCGCCTTCAGCCATCGCGGGCGCCTGCGCCAACTCGGTTTCAGCCCGGATGATTTCGACGGCAAGCCGGTCATCGGCATCGTCAACACCTGGTCCGATCTGAACACCTGCCACGGCCATTTCCCCGAGCGCGCCGAACAGATCAAACGCGGGGTGCTACAGGCGGGCGGTTTCCCGGTCGAGATGCCAGCGATTACGCTCGGCGAGATCCTGATGAAACCGACGACCATGCTCTATCGCAACCTGCTGGCGATGGAGTGCGAGGAGCTGATCCGCTCCTACCCCGTCGATGGCGTGGTGCTTATGGGCGGCTGCGACAAGACAACACCGGCGCTGATCATGGGGGCGGTCTCGGCGGGCCTGCCGCTGATCTACATGCCCGCGGGCACGATGCTGCGCGGCTTCTGGAACGGCGAGACGCTGGGCAGCGGCACGGATCACTGGAAGTATTACGCCGAATATCGCGCCGGCAACGTGGATGCCTCGGTGGTGGATGAGGTGCTGGCCGGCGCGTCGCGCTCGTCGGGCACCTGCATGACCATGGGTACGGCCGCGACCATGATGTCGCTCACCGAAGCTCTTGGCCTGACCCTGCCGGGCGCGTCGTCGATCCCCGCGCCGGATTCCAACCATGGGGTCATGGCGGCCGCCAGCGGGCGGCGTATCGTCGAGATGGTCTGGGAGGACTTGAGGCCGGAGAACATCCTGACTGCGGCCTCCTTCGACAACGCGATCACAGTGGACATGGCAATCGGCGGGTCGACCAACGCGATCATCCATTTGGTCGCCATGGCGGGGCGGGCGCACATCGATATCCCGCTGTCGCGTTTCGACGAGATATCCAAACGCACGCCCTGGCTCGCGAACATCCGCCCTTCGGGCGAATTCCTGATGGAGGATTTCTACTATGCGGGCGGGCTGCACGCGCTGATGCGCGAATTGGGCGATCTGCTCGACGGCAGCGCGGCGACGGTCTCCGGCCGGCCTCTGGGCGAGTCCTACAAAGACGCGCCGCTCCACAATGACGACGTCATCCGCCGCCGTGACAACGCGCTGAGTGCGGATGGTGGCACGGTGGTGCTGTCCGGCTCGCTCGCGCCCGACGGTGCCGTGATCAAGCAATCCGCCGCCGACCCGTCATTGCTCAAACACACCGGCCCTGCCGTGGTGTTCGCAGACAGGGCGGACCTCGACGCCCGGATCGACGATCCGGATTTGCCGGTCACGGCGGATTCGGTGCTGGTGCTCCAGAACGCCGGGCCCGTGGGTGCGCCGGGGATGCCCGAATGGGGCCAGTTGCCGATTCCGAAGAAACTGCTGGAAGCCGGCGTGCGCGACATGGTGCGCATCTCCGATGCCCGCATGTCGGGCACCAGCTACGGGACGTGCGTGCTGCATGTCGCGCCCGAGGCCCATGTCGGCGGGCCGCTGGCGCTGGTGCACGACGGGGACATGATCACGCTCGATGTGGAAGGCCGAAAAATCGATCTGGATGTGGACCCGGAAGAACTCGCCCGACGCCGGGCCGACTGGACACCCCGGAAAAAGATTCCCGAGCGCGGCTACGTATCGATGTATGCCGAGCATGTGACCCAGGCCAACCGGGGCTGCGACTTCGACTTCCTGCATGCGGGGGAGATGATCCCCGAGCCGGAGATTTTCTAG
- a CDS encoding lysozyme, protein MSDPQPDIFGDARINPALEEAALLAEDFEGLILEPYHDPVGYPTIGYGHLLSREPGADLTQWAALPDRDAALELLMKDMLRAAASVDRLIDVPLSVEQEAALIDFAFNCGSGNLMASTLRKVINRGEYADAPAQFRRWVFARGRKLAGLVRRREAEAQLWMAG, encoded by the coding sequence ATGAGCGACCCGCAGCCTGACATCTTCGGCGATGCCCGCATCAACCCCGCGCTTGAAGAAGCGGCGTTGCTGGCGGAGGATTTCGAGGGCCTGATCCTCGAGCCGTATCATGATCCCGTCGGATATCCGACCATCGGATATGGGCATCTGCTCTCACGCGAACCCGGCGCGGACCTGACGCAATGGGCGGCGTTGCCCGATCGCGACGCGGCGCTGGAATTGCTGATGAAGGACATGTTGCGGGCCGCGGCGTCGGTCGATCGACTGATCGACGTGCCGCTCTCCGTCGAGCAGGAGGCCGCGCTGATCGATTTTGCCTTCAATTGCGGGTCGGGAAATCTCATGGCGTCGACCCTGCGCAAGGTCATCAACAGGGGCGAATATGCGGATGCGCCGGCGCAGTTTCGCCGCTGGGTGTTTGCGCGCGGACGCAAACTTGCCGGGCTGGTGCGCCGCCGGGAGGCCGAGGCGCAGCTCTGGATGGCCGGCTAG